A single window of Tumebacillus sp. BK434 DNA harbors:
- a CDS encoding ATP-binding protein, producing the protein MKQTSEMTERYSGLRTPQFRVEGLDVETYHDGVVVLDLEMNVLAVNKTAADFLPGDWSGELPKQLRDVFPEMTEEYEWLSRLVRERSCFRNHIVNLSRDGKLRTLLSDSSFLREADGAQAGICLFLKDIGNIVSLEQKIQHNEILATVGKIAAGVAHEIRNPLTSIKGFLQIMRHELDKQGMKKEFSYTDVMLAEIDRVNELVGELLLLSKPRELRMEHLEMEELIMAMAPLISSESLLHNIEFHLSLKSVPKVYADPEMLKQVLLNLVKNAIESMSETAGGKMVIATDYLQGERMVRVDVQDTGPGIPHYLVDRIFDAFFTTKETGTGLGLPICQRLVNDLGGRIKVKTKGYGTTFSVFLPALAE; encoded by the coding sequence ATGAAACAAACCTCTGAAATGACCGAAAGATATTCCGGGCTGCGCACACCGCAGTTCCGGGTGGAAGGGCTCGACGTGGAGACGTACCACGACGGCGTCGTTGTGCTTGATTTGGAGATGAACGTGCTGGCGGTCAACAAGACGGCTGCCGATTTTCTGCCCGGCGACTGGTCGGGTGAGTTGCCGAAGCAGCTTCGGGACGTGTTTCCGGAGATGACCGAAGAATACGAGTGGCTGTCGCGACTGGTGCGGGAGCGAAGTTGCTTCCGCAACCACATCGTCAACTTGTCGCGCGACGGGAAATTGCGGACGCTGCTCTCCGACAGCTCGTTTTTGCGGGAAGCGGACGGGGCGCAGGCGGGGATCTGCCTGTTTTTGAAAGACATCGGCAACATCGTGTCACTCGAGCAGAAGATCCAGCACAACGAGATTCTCGCCACCGTCGGCAAGATCGCCGCCGGGGTGGCGCATGAGATCCGCAACCCTTTGACGTCGATCAAAGGGTTCCTGCAGATCATGCGCCATGAGCTGGACAAACAAGGGATGAAAAAGGAGTTTAGCTACACCGATGTGATGCTGGCCGAGATCGACCGGGTCAATGAGCTGGTCGGCGAGCTGCTCTTGCTGTCCAAGCCGCGGGAGCTGCGCATGGAGCATCTGGAGATGGAAGAGCTGATCATGGCGATGGCGCCCTTGATCTCGTCGGAGTCGCTCCTGCACAATATCGAGTTCCACCTCAGCCTGAAGTCGGTGCCGAAAGTGTACGCCGACCCGGAGATGCTGAAGCAGGTGCTGCTCAACCTCGTGAAAAATGCGATCGAGTCGATGTCCGAAACGGCAGGCGGCAAGATGGTCATCGCCACCGACTACCTGCAGGGCGAGCGGATGGTGCGGGTCGATGTGCAGGATACGGGGCCGGGGATTCCGCACTATCTGGTCGATCGGATTTTCGATGCGTTCTTTACGACGAAAGAGACGGGAACGGGCCTTGGCCTGCCGATCTGCCAGCGCCTGGTCAACGATCTCGGCGGACGGATCAAAGTGAAGACGAAAGGCTATGGCACGACGTTTTCCGTGTTTTTGCCGGCGCTGGCGGAGTAG
- the dnaX gene encoding DNA polymerase III subunit gamma/tau, translating to MAYIALYREWRPQLFRDIVGQEHVTRTLQNAIRQHRFAHAYLFNGPRGTGKTSAAKILSKAINCEQGPAEEPCNECHACKGITKGTIMDVMEIDAASNRGVDEIRDLRDKVKFAPTEVRYKVYIVDEVHMLTTEAFNALLKTLEEPPPHVMFILATTEPHKLPATIISRCQRFDFRRIMGRPIVDHLRSIAEQKSVEVEEEAYWMVARAAEGGMRDALSIFDQLISFGGDKVRASDIISMVGAIGTDVLARLAEGVAEHDAPKALGIIGELMDKGKDVGQLLHDIVTYFRDLLMYKTVPHLEEVRDRANYDRDFAEVAGKFEIPLLIQLIEQMTQVQNELKWQSQGRLLLEMLVVRLCQMQSFDPESLLKRIQELEAKIAGGLPAAPTGQMPQGQQPSPMQQIQMPPQTMQSAPPMPQGQLHQQPPQQQMQTPRPAPTPAPAAPQQQAAPAPAAAAPAPAPAPQGGMLSGGLDKIVTHPSPEALAHVRQFWPRVLDDVKARKITAQAWLLAGTPVAVDNGYIVVAFKSPIHKETVMKPIHREIIEPVFTQLMNGTPHQLYAVMETEWDKFQAHFQAGAASAAPEQPAAAEEEAKDALVEKAQALFGSEHLEVVE from the coding sequence ATGGCTTATATCGCGTTGTATCGGGAGTGGCGGCCCCAACTTTTTCGAGATATTGTCGGGCAGGAACACGTGACGCGAACGCTGCAAAACGCCATTCGGCAGCACCGCTTTGCCCACGCCTACCTGTTTAACGGACCGCGCGGGACGGGGAAGACGTCGGCGGCGAAGATTTTGTCCAAAGCGATCAACTGTGAGCAGGGGCCGGCCGAAGAGCCGTGCAACGAGTGCCATGCCTGCAAAGGCATCACCAAAGGCACGATCATGGACGTGATGGAGATCGACGCCGCGTCGAACCGCGGGGTCGATGAGATCCGCGACCTGCGCGACAAGGTGAAGTTTGCGCCGACCGAAGTGCGGTACAAAGTCTATATCGTCGACGAGGTGCACATGCTGACGACGGAGGCGTTCAACGCGCTTTTGAAGACGCTGGAAGAGCCGCCGCCTCACGTGATGTTTATCCTCGCGACCACCGAACCGCACAAGCTGCCGGCGACGATCATCTCGCGCTGCCAGCGCTTCGATTTCCGCCGCATCATGGGGCGCCCGATCGTCGACCACCTGCGCTCCATCGCCGAGCAGAAGTCGGTCGAGGTCGAAGAGGAAGCCTATTGGATGGTCGCGCGCGCCGCGGAGGGCGGGATGCGCGACGCCTTGTCAATTTTTGATCAGTTGATCTCCTTTGGCGGCGACAAGGTGCGCGCCAGTGACATCATCTCGATGGTCGGCGCGATCGGCACCGACGTGCTGGCCCGGCTCGCGGAAGGTGTGGCGGAGCACGATGCGCCGAAAGCGCTCGGCATCATCGGGGAGCTGATGGACAAGGGCAAAGACGTCGGGCAGCTCTTGCACGACATCGTGACCTATTTCCGCGACCTCTTGATGTACAAGACGGTGCCGCACCTGGAAGAAGTGCGCGACCGCGCCAACTACGACCGCGATTTTGCGGAAGTGGCGGGGAAGTTTGAAATACCGCTGTTGATCCAGCTGATCGAGCAGATGACGCAGGTGCAAAATGAGTTGAAGTGGCAGTCGCAAGGGCGCCTGCTGCTCGAGATGCTGGTCGTGCGCCTGTGCCAGATGCAGTCGTTCGATCCGGAGTCGCTGCTCAAGCGGATTCAGGAGCTGGAGGCGAAGATCGCGGGCGGCCTGCCTGCTGCCCCGACGGGGCAGATGCCGCAGGGCCAACAGCCGTCGCCGATGCAGCAGATCCAGATGCCTCCGCAGACGATGCAGTCGGCTCCGCCGATGCCGCAAGGACAGCTGCACCAGCAGCCGCCCCAACAGCAGATGCAGACGCCGCGTCCGGCACCGACACCAGCACCGGCCGCACCGCAGCAGCAGGCAGCGCCCGCGCCGGCCGCTGCTGCTCCGGCACCAGCGCCTGCTCCGCAGGGCGGAATGCTGTCCGGCGGTCTGGATAAGATTGTGACCCATCCAAGCCCCGAAGCGCTCGCCCACGTGCGCCAGTTCTGGCCGCGCGTGCTCGATGATGTCAAAGCGCGCAAGATCACCGCACAGGCCTGGCTGCTCGCCGGGACCCCGGTCGCGGTCGACAACGGGTACATCGTGGTGGCGTTCAAGAGCCCGATCCACAAGGAGACGGTGATGAAGCCGATCCACCGCGAGATCATCGAGCCCGTCTTTACCCAACTGATGAACGGAACGCCCCACCAGCTGTATGCCGTCATGGAGACGGAGTGGGACAAGTTCCAGGCCCATTTCCAAGCGGGCGCCGCATCGGCTGCACCCGAGCAGCCGGCGGCCGCCGAGGAAGAAGCGAAAGACGCACTGGTCGAGAAAGCCCAGGCGCTTTTTGGTTCTGAGCATCTTGAAGTGGTCGAATAA
- a CDS encoding YbaB/EbfC family nucleoid-associated protein has translation MKNMQQLMKQAKKMQDDMMKAQEELGNKTVEGSAGGGVVTAVVTGHKVVQAINIKPEAVDPDDVEMLQDLVLAAVNDAMKKVDEMTAASMGKYTKGMNMPGLF, from the coding sequence ATGAAAAACATGCAACAACTGATGAAGCAAGCGAAGAAAATGCAAGACGACATGATGAAAGCACAAGAAGAACTCGGCAACAAGACGGTCGAAGGCTCCGCTGGCGGCGGCGTTGTGACCGCCGTTGTCACCGGCCACAAAGTGGTGCAGGCGATCAACATCAAGCCGGAAGCGGTCGACCCGGACGATGTGGAAATGCTGCAGGACCTGGTGCTGGCTGCCGTTAACGATGCGATGAAGAAAGTGGACGAAATGACCGCTGCATCGATGGGCAAATACACCAAAGGCATGAACATGCCGGGCCTGTTCTAA
- the recR gene encoding recombination mediator RecR, which translates to MLYYPEPISNLIDGFSRLPGIGPKTAQRLAFHVLGMKEDDVMDLAKALVNAKRHLHYCSVCQNITDIDPCRICSDQSRRREVICVVQDPKDVVAMEKTREFGGLYHVLHGAISPIEGVGPDQIRIAELLRRLQDPEVECDEIIMATNPNIEGEATAMYLSRLLKPVGIKVTRIAHGLPVGGDLEYADEVTLSKALEGRREL; encoded by the coding sequence ATGCTCTATTATCCGGAACCCATCTCCAACCTGATCGACGGGTTCTCCCGGCTGCCGGGCATCGGGCCGAAGACGGCCCAGCGCCTCGCGTTTCACGTGCTCGGGATGAAGGAAGATGACGTGATGGATCTGGCCAAGGCGCTGGTCAATGCCAAGCGCCACCTGCATTACTGCTCGGTGTGCCAGAACATCACCGACATCGACCCGTGCCGGATCTGCTCCGACCAGAGCCGCCGCCGCGAAGTGATCTGTGTCGTGCAAGACCCGAAAGACGTGGTGGCGATGGAAAAAACCCGCGAGTTTGGCGGGTTGTATCACGTGCTGCACGGGGCGATCTCGCCGATCGAAGGCGTCGGCCCCGATCAGATCCGCATCGCCGAACTGCTGCGCCGCCTGCAAGACCCGGAAGTGGAGTGCGACGAGATCATCATGGCGACCAACCCCAACATCGAAGGGGAAGCGACCGCGATGTACCTCTCCCGTCTGCTCAAGCCGGTCGGCATCAAAGTGACCCGCATCGCCCACGGTCTGCCCGTCGGCGGCGACCTCGAATATGCGGACGAAGTCACCTTGTCGAAAGCGTTGGAAGGCAGACGCGAGCTGTAA